The following coding sequences lie in one Myxococcus xanthus genomic window:
- a CDS encoding phospholipase D-like domain-containing protein, giving the protein MRPIEAELLSGSALYREVVLEKLLHARESVWMATANVKAMFVEHGGRFVPLVDVLDTLAARGVALRLLHAELPSRPFRAAFDRQARLVAGGLSLKVCPRVHFKAVVVDGAWAYLGSANLTGAGLGAKGDSARNFELGFVTEDFDVIDRVTALYEAVWSGAECKACKLRAVCPDPILPAGKRAPTPRRPRAAAPRLGKARRLQRGAKAATR; this is encoded by the coding sequence ATGCGTCCCATCGAGGCGGAGCTCCTGTCGGGCAGCGCGCTGTACCGGGAGGTGGTGTTGGAGAAGCTGCTCCACGCCCGGGAGTCGGTGTGGATGGCCACGGCCAACGTGAAGGCGATGTTCGTGGAGCACGGTGGCCGCTTCGTCCCGCTGGTGGACGTGCTGGACACGCTCGCCGCGCGTGGAGTGGCGCTGCGGCTGTTGCACGCGGAGCTGCCGAGCCGGCCCTTTCGCGCCGCCTTCGACAGACAGGCGCGGCTGGTGGCGGGGGGCCTGTCGCTCAAGGTCTGCCCGCGCGTGCACTTCAAGGCGGTGGTGGTGGATGGCGCCTGGGCATACCTGGGCAGCGCCAACCTCACCGGCGCGGGGCTGGGCGCCAAGGGCGACTCCGCGCGCAACTTCGAGCTGGGCTTCGTCACCGAGGACTTCGACGTCATCGACCGGGTGACGGCGCTCTACGAAGCGGTGTGGAGCGGCGCCGAGTGCAAGGCATGCAAGCTCCGCGCGGTGTGCCCCGACCCCATTCTGCCCGCAGGCAAGCGAGCGCCCACGCCGCGCCGTCCTCGCGCGGCTGCCCCACGTCTGGGCAAGGCGCGCCGTCTCCAGCGGGGCGCGAAGGCCGCCACGCGCTAG